Sequence from the Tolypothrix sp. NIES-4075 genome:
CAGCATGACTCCTGGCTTAGTGAGAAACTTACTCACCCTAGCTTGAGTCGGCTTGTGTCCTGTTTCATGAAGCAATTGAGCAATGTCAATAATCTCTTGGCATATGCGTTCCCTTTTCTCTTGCCCACTGGCTTTTTGGTACTCTTTATACCGCTTTGAGATTTCGCGAGAAAGTTCAGAGAAATATCTGTATAAATAGCTGTTATTTTTGTAGCCAAGCCGTCGATTAATGGAAAGAAGTGAAGGAGGTGGAAATTCTTTGAGTGCTGCTTCCAGAATAGGTTGTATTTTTTGCTGTTTACTTACCTTTCTGTACTCGGCATGTCTGATTTTGATTGACTCACATAAAGAAGGAAAATGATATTGCAAAACTAAAGGACGATATCTCAAACGAAGTGCCACATGTTCCAAAGAAGGCACTGGATGTTCCTTGAGTACCTCTATTAGAACTACATTTAAAACTTGTTTTCTCTCTAAATCCAAGTGTTTACAAGACTTTCTTGGCTGCTTAACTACATTCATCTCTGCTGAGAGAAAAGTGCTTTTTGAGTCAGTTAATAATACGTCTGTTGTTAATAAATCTAACAGAGATATTTCTAAATAGCGAGTTAAAAGTAAAAGATTATCAATTTGAGGTATCACTTTTCCTTGACACCACAAACCAATTGTTGCCTTATTCATCCCAGATTGCCGAGAAAAGGCAGGGATACTAGATTTCAAAACTTGCAAAATGTAGG
This genomic interval carries:
- a CDS encoding TniQ family protein, whose amino-acid sequence is MTITEIAPLMGKEAKLQDESISKVFGTGRDRTAFNGTGLMATNLVGAMSALTRRLDLHYLTLLPWAQVISKRGLLRRHRAWCPKCYQEWHDNHTSVYEPLLWSINTAQVCPYHHQPLQEQCPHCNQQQLTISGDSRTGHCNKCGKWLGNNRHKTIVTSLIKSEAERNRQLNIVNNLGELVAVTPTLNSPPNFQKLSNTISTYILQVLKSSIPAFSRQSGMNKATIGLWCQGKVIPQIDNLLLLTRYLEISLLDLLTTDVLLTDSKSTFLSAEMNVVKQPRKSCKHLDLERKQVLNVVLIEVLKEHPVPSLEHVALRLRYRPLVLQYHFPSLCESIKIRHAEYRKVSKQQKIQPILEAALKEFPPPSLLSINRRLGYKNNSYLYRYFSELSREISKRYKEYQKASGQEKRERICQEIIDIAQLLHETGHKPTQARVSKFLTKPGVMLSWYAKKTLRDVQNSLGY